In the Chloroflexota bacterium genome, CCTGGGACGCAACCCGGAGGCCAGACCAGCCATATTGACTAACATGATATTGGTGGCAGCTCTCACTGAAGCCATTGGAATCTACGCTCTGATCGTATCGATCATCCTTGCCATGGTAGCATAATGGTGGCAAATGGAGAAA is a window encoding:
- a CDS encoding ATP synthase F0 subunit C, which translates into the protein MDAETMKMLAAGMAAGLGLLGPALGLGLIGYATVTALGRNPEARPAILTNMILVAALTEAIGIYALIVSIILAMVA